In Pseudomonas fluorescens NCIMB 11764, a single window of DNA contains:
- a CDS encoding mandelate racemase/muconate lactonizing enzyme family protein produces the protein MRIVDIREKTVSIASPIANAYIDFSKMTCSVVAVVTDVIRDGKPVIGYGFNSNGRYGQGALMRDRFLARIMEADPDTLIDHENNNLDPFAIWKTLMTNEKPGGHGERSVAVGTIDMAVWDAVAKIEGKPLYRLLADRYRDGVADDKVWVYAAGGYYYPGKDQTKLKAEMQSYLDRGYDVVKMKIGAVPLDEDIRRIEAVLEVVGDGRRLAVDANGRFDLQTGIAYAEAIKKYNLFWYEEIGDPLDYALQAELANHYELPMATGENLFSHQDARNLLRHGGMRPDRDYLQFDCALSYGLVEYMRTLKVMEEMGWSSRRVVPHGGHQMSLNIAAGLHLGGNESYPDVFQPFGGFADGIQVENGYVGLPDIPGVGFEAKSALYAVMRELGEG, from the coding sequence ATGCGTATCGTAGACATCCGTGAAAAAACAGTTTCGATTGCGTCCCCAATCGCCAATGCCTACATCGATTTTTCCAAAATGACCTGTTCGGTCGTCGCTGTTGTCACGGATGTGATTCGCGATGGTAAACCTGTCATCGGCTACGGCTTCAACTCCAACGGTCGCTATGGTCAAGGCGCATTGATGCGTGATCGCTTCCTGGCGCGAATCATGGAAGCTGATCCGGACACTCTAATCGACCATGAGAACAACAACCTGGATCCGTTCGCCATCTGGAAGACCCTGATGACCAACGAAAAGCCAGGTGGCCACGGCGAACGTTCAGTTGCAGTCGGCACCATTGATATGGCCGTGTGGGATGCCGTTGCCAAGATCGAAGGCAAGCCGCTATACCGCCTGCTGGCCGACCGTTATCGCGATGGCGTGGCAGATGACAAGGTTTGGGTTTACGCGGCGGGTGGCTATTACTATCCAGGCAAAGACCAGACCAAGCTCAAGGCAGAGATGCAGAGCTATCTGGATCGTGGGTACGACGTCGTCAAGATGAAGATCGGCGCTGTGCCACTGGACGAAGATATCCGTCGCATCGAAGCGGTACTCGAAGTGGTTGGCGACGGTCGTCGCCTCGCGGTAGATGCCAACGGTCGCTTCGATCTGCAGACAGGTATTGCGTACGCCGAAGCCATCAAAAAGTACAACCTGTTCTGGTACGAAGAGATTGGCGATCCGCTGGACTATGCACTCCAGGCCGAGTTGGCCAATCACTACGAACTGCCAATGGCTACTGGTGAAAACCTGTTCTCCCACCAGGATGCACGTAACCTGCTGCGCCACGGTGGCATGCGCCCTGATCGCGACTATCTCCAATTCGACTGTGCACTGTCCTACGGGCTCGTGGAGTACATGCGCACCTTGAAGGTGATGGAGGAAATGGGTTGGTCTTCTCGCCGCGTAGTGCCGCACGGTGGTCACCAGATGTCCCTGAACATCGCTGCGGGCCTGCACTTGGGCGGTAACGAATCCTATCCGGACGTATTCCAGCCATTCGGTGGATTTGCTGACGGCATACAGGTTGAAAACGGCTACGTAGGCCTTCCTGACATCCCTGGTGTTGGTTTTGAAGCCAAGTCAGCTCTGTACGCAGTTATGCGCGAGCTGGGCGAAGGCTGA
- the dctA gene encoding C4-dicarboxylate transporter DctA has translation MEISKSRWYSQLYVQVLIGIVIGAAIGHFEPQFGARLQPFADGFIKLIKMLLAPIIFGTVVVGIAKMGSIKEVGRIGVKALLYFEILSTIALVIGLIVVNIAKPGVGMNINATTLDASAITKYSQAASEQGGTIDFFLNIIPSTFIGAFSNGVMLQVILISVLMGVALVQMGETSKPLINTIDLFLQGLFKIVAMVMRLAPIGAGAGMAFTIGKYGIGSLLSLGQLLIALYITTLIFIVVVLGTVARWSGMPLLQFLRYFKDEILITLGTCSTEAVLPRMMVKLEKLGCKKSVVGMVLPTGYAFNADGTCIYLTMAAIFIAQATNTPLTFVDQMILLGVFLLTSKGSAGVAGAGFITLAATLTTIHSIPLVGLVLLLGIDRFLNEARAVTNLIGNGIGTIAIAKWDNSFDVEACEREIAAMKSEKAERKALLAQK, from the coding sequence GTGGAAATCTCCAAGTCCCGCTGGTACAGCCAGCTGTATGTGCAGGTGCTGATCGGCATCGTAATCGGTGCAGCAATCGGCCACTTTGAACCGCAATTCGGAGCCAGGCTTCAACCTTTTGCGGATGGCTTTATCAAACTCATCAAAATGCTGTTGGCGCCTATCATTTTCGGTACCGTCGTCGTTGGTATCGCTAAGATGGGCAGCATTAAGGAAGTCGGGCGGATCGGCGTCAAAGCGCTGCTCTACTTTGAAATCCTTTCAACCATTGCGCTGGTCATCGGCCTTATTGTGGTCAATATCGCAAAGCCAGGCGTTGGGATGAATATCAACGCTACCACGCTTGATGCCAGCGCTATCACCAAGTACAGCCAAGCCGCCAGTGAACAGGGCGGAACAATCGATTTCTTTCTCAACATAATCCCGAGCACCTTCATCGGCGCATTCTCGAATGGAGTCATGCTTCAGGTCATTCTGATTTCGGTTTTGATGGGCGTTGCCCTCGTTCAAATGGGCGAAACCAGCAAACCGCTGATCAATACCATCGATCTGTTTCTGCAAGGGTTGTTCAAGATCGTGGCAATGGTAATGCGCCTGGCTCCGATTGGTGCCGGTGCCGGGATGGCTTTTACCATCGGCAAGTACGGGATTGGTTCGTTGTTGTCACTCGGCCAGTTGCTGATCGCGCTCTACATCACGACCTTGATTTTCATCGTGGTAGTGCTGGGCACGGTTGCTAGATGGTCGGGCATGCCGCTATTGCAATTTCTTCGTTATTTCAAAGATGAAATTCTCATCACGCTTGGCACCTGCTCAACCGAAGCCGTGCTTCCGCGAATGATGGTGAAACTTGAAAAGCTGGGCTGCAAGAAGTCAGTGGTGGGCATGGTGCTACCAACTGGGTATGCCTTCAATGCGGATGGCACCTGCATCTACCTCACCATGGCCGCGATTTTTATCGCACAGGCAACCAATACGCCACTGACGTTTGTGGATCAAATGATTCTGTTGGGCGTGTTCCTTCTGACCTCAAAAGGCTCCGCTGGTGTGGCGGGTGCCGGGTTCATAACCCTTGCGGCAACGCTTACAACCATCCACTCCATTCCGCTGGTAGGCCTTGTACTGCTCTTGGGCATCGACCGTTTCCTGAACGAAGCGCGAGCCGTGACCAACCTGATCGGCAACGGCATCGGCACTATCGCGATTGCCAAGTGGGACAACTCGTTCGATGTCGAAGCCTGCGAGCGTGAAATTGCTGCAATGAAAAGCGAGAAAGCAGAGCGTAAAGCGTTGCTGGCGCAAAAGTAA
- a CDS encoding isocitrate lyase/PEP mutase family protein: MIERSHHELRQAFGDLLHGTACKFAASVFDPISVRMADDLGFEVAIQGGSVASLQVLGAPDISLLTLDEYVEQVSRVGRASQIPIIGDADHGFGNALNVMRTVTELQKAGVAALTLEDTHLPAKYDEQSHVLINMEEAASKIYAARFARSDDALSIIARTNVAVTTLEDSIARTTAYEKAGADAICFVGVKDLQHLEALTAHLTVPIMLINYGNPALGDVEKLSAANVRIVVNGHAPYLSALNATYEALREQSGAGGRELSLPELLSKYTLSDNYREWAKTYLKSDNGSN; encoded by the coding sequence ATGATTGAGCGATCTCATCATGAACTACGACAGGCGTTCGGTGATTTGCTTCATGGAACAGCCTGTAAATTTGCCGCATCAGTATTTGATCCGATCTCTGTTCGAATGGCTGATGACCTTGGCTTTGAGGTCGCTATCCAGGGTGGATCGGTCGCCTCGCTTCAAGTGCTGGGTGCCCCGGATATCTCGTTACTCACGCTCGATGAGTATGTTGAGCAGGTTTCCAGAGTCGGGCGTGCCAGCCAAATCCCAATCATTGGGGACGCCGACCATGGATTCGGAAACGCGCTCAATGTGATGCGGACAGTTACGGAGTTACAGAAGGCAGGCGTTGCCGCCCTGACGCTGGAAGATACGCATCTGCCCGCCAAGTACGACGAACAATCGCACGTCCTCATCAACATGGAAGAGGCCGCGAGCAAGATCTACGCCGCACGATTTGCCCGATCAGATGATGCCCTTAGCATCATCGCCAGGACGAACGTGGCCGTTACCACTTTGGAAGATTCGATTGCTCGGACTACGGCTTATGAAAAGGCTGGCGCAGACGCTATTTGCTTCGTTGGAGTAAAGGACTTGCAGCATCTGGAAGCACTCACAGCGCATCTCACCGTTCCGATCATGCTCATCAATTACGGCAATCCTGCACTGGGCGATGTTGAGAAACTGAGCGCGGCGAATGTACGGATAGTGGTCAATGGACATGCCCCGTATTTGTCCGCACTTAATGCGACCTACGAGGCGCTGCGCGAACAAAGTGGCGCAGGGGGGCGCGAGCTTTCGCTCCCGGAGCTGCTTTCAAAATACACACTTTCGGACAATTACCGCGAATGGGCAAAAACCTATTTGAAGTCGGATAACGGCTCCAATTGA
- a CDS encoding 2-hydroxyacid dehydrogenase — MKKTILAFSRVSPSMLEPYIDKYDIVIMSPKLGDMDVQFEAALPNAHGLIGGNRRLGEVELASAKNLEIISSISVGYDNYDLSYINSRGIMLTNTPDVLNETTADLAFALILATARRIPELDAWTKNGNWSTTIDTSYFGCDVHGKTLGIIGLGKIGEAIARRGFFGFGMNILYSGKSRKPQLEQELGARFVPQEQLLIESDFVCPVVPLTAETRNLIGQKELALIGAEGILINVSRGPVVDQDALIQALEEKTIRGAGLDVYVEEPLTDSRLFKLKNVVTVPHIGSATNDTRDAMAKRALDNLLMGLEGQWPRDLVNSHALRQSELTR; from the coding sequence ATGAAAAAGACAATCCTGGCCTTCAGCCGAGTCTCGCCCAGCATGCTAGAGCCTTACATAGATAAGTACGACATCGTCATCATGAGCCCTAAACTTGGTGATATGGATGTTCAGTTCGAGGCAGCCCTTCCCAACGCTCATGGACTGATCGGCGGGAATCGTCGCCTGGGCGAGGTTGAGCTGGCATCGGCTAAAAACCTTGAGATCATTTCCAGCATTTCGGTTGGTTATGACAACTATGACCTCAGCTATATCAATAGCAGGGGGATCATGTTGACCAATACACCAGATGTGCTGAACGAAACCACTGCTGATCTCGCTTTTGCCTTGATTCTAGCCACAGCGAGACGTATCCCGGAGCTTGATGCCTGGACAAAAAATGGGAATTGGTCAACGACAATCGACACCTCCTATTTTGGATGTGATGTGCACGGAAAAACCTTGGGTATTATCGGTCTGGGCAAAATCGGAGAAGCCATCGCACGCAGGGGATTTTTCGGCTTCGGCATGAATATTTTGTACAGCGGCAAAAGTCGTAAACCTCAGCTGGAACAAGAACTCGGTGCAAGATTTGTCCCGCAGGAACAGCTGTTAATTGAGTCTGATTTTGTCTGTCCGGTCGTACCATTGACAGCAGAAACCAGAAACCTCATTGGCCAAAAAGAGCTGGCACTAATCGGCGCAGAGGGCATTTTGATTAACGTTTCTCGGGGCCCGGTGGTTGATCAGGACGCGCTCATCCAAGCGCTTGAGGAAAAGACGATTCGGGGGGCCGGCCTGGATGTATACGTGGAAGAGCCGTTGACTGACTCCAGGCTTTTCAAGCTGAAAAATGTCGTGACGGTACCTCACATTGGCTCGGCAACAAATGACACTCGCGATGCGATGGCCAAGCGTGCCTTGGACAACTTGCTGATGGGGCTCGAAGGTCAGTGGCCTCGGGATCTCGTTAATTCGCATGCACTACGTCAGTCAGAATTGACTCGCTGA
- a CDS encoding tautomerase family protein: protein MPQVIVYAAAGKTVEQQHLLLKRITEAVVESYEIPAEIVTVQIVEAPSHLKAKGGIRFCDR, encoded by the coding sequence ATGCCGCAAGTCATCGTCTACGCCGCTGCAGGTAAGACTGTTGAACAGCAACATCTGCTTTTGAAAAGGATTACCGAGGCCGTGGTGGAAAGCTACGAAATACCGGCGGAAATCGTAACTGTGCAGATCGTCGAGGCTCCAAGCCACTTGAAGGCCAAGGGCGGTATTCGCTTCTGTGATCGCTGA
- a CDS encoding LysR family transcriptional regulator: MDKLSNMSVYVKVVEMGSFTAVANHLDSTVGNVSRAVSALENVLDARLLQRSTRRLSVTDAGRRFYERCTKILADLESAEAEASNAALNPRGTLRVHCVPGLARQLVTGAVLEYRKEFPDVTVDLMLSQRMPNLLEDQLDVSILIARTLPDSAYVSQKIGISHCVLVASPDYLKRHAAPLTPEDLSDHQCLLLGTVDYVRDEWQLKSKAGDAKFAPTGPSFSVNDMDAMAVAIREGAGIGLLAGFTAIDDLRSGKLVRVLPDYHTYERNVYAVYTSRQFVDAKITRFIDVLKHQVGSELATTAKELID; encoded by the coding sequence ATGGATAAACTTTCGAACATGTCGGTGTACGTAAAGGTTGTCGAGATGGGCAGTTTCACTGCCGTGGCAAACCATCTGGACTCCACAGTAGGTAACGTATCGCGTGCTGTGTCCGCACTTGAAAACGTACTCGACGCCCGTCTGTTGCAACGCTCGACTCGGCGTCTCTCGGTGACCGATGCGGGCCGACGGTTTTATGAGCGGTGCACGAAAATTTTGGCAGACCTTGAGAGTGCGGAAGCCGAAGCGAGCAATGCAGCCTTGAATCCCAGGGGAACTCTACGTGTGCATTGCGTACCCGGACTGGCGAGGCAACTGGTCACCGGCGCCGTGCTGGAGTACCGCAAGGAATTTCCGGATGTGACCGTGGATTTAATGCTTTCCCAACGAATGCCCAACCTGCTGGAAGACCAACTGGATGTCTCGATCCTGATTGCCCGAACGCTGCCGGATTCCGCGTATGTCAGTCAGAAGATTGGAATCAGCCATTGTGTCTTGGTAGCGTCTCCAGACTATCTGAAGAGGCATGCGGCCCCGCTGACCCCAGAGGATCTCAGCGATCACCAATGCCTGCTGCTGGGCACTGTGGACTATGTGAGGGATGAGTGGCAGTTGAAGAGCAAGGCGGGTGACGCGAAATTTGCGCCCACGGGGCCAAGTTTCAGCGTGAATGATATGGACGCGATGGCGGTTGCCATACGGGAGGGCGCTGGGATCGGCTTGCTGGCTGGATTCACGGCCATCGACGACTTGCGCTCTGGGAAGCTGGTGCGGGTCTTGCCTGACTATCACACGTACGAGCGCAACGTTTATGCCGTCTATACCTCTCGACAGTTTGTCGACGCAAAGATAACTCGCTTTATTGATGTGTTAAAACATCAGGTTGGCAGTGAGCTGGCAACCACTGCTAAAGAACTCATCGATTGA
- a CDS encoding NAD-dependent succinate-semialdehyde dehydrogenase translates to MNSSYDPLYLFIGGEWISAEGRDTASVVNPATGREIGRVPLATAVDLDHALEVARLSFEEWRQTVPDKRAKILKRAADLILERAPHIAAQMTLEEGKPLGESMDEVTRASEYFEWFAESARRIDGRVVPANRPGVLQLVKRQAIGPVAAFTPWNFPAITPARKLSAALAAGCSVILKPGEESPSTALALARALDDAGLPKGVLQVVFGVPDQVSRHLIASPIIRKVTFTGSVPIGRLLSARAAEGVKPITLELGGHGPVLVFEDADIEKAAVEGVANRFRGTGQVCISSTRFLIQRGAYERFVDHFVAATKALRIGNGLHPQTQVGPLANPRQLAKMEELIADAVEKGARVLVGGEALPGEGFFFQPTVLANVPMNARVMHEEPFGPIAVLMPFDDLTDGLKEANRLPYGLSAYAFTSSARTAIDVADGLEAGMIGINQYRIVATELPFGGMKESGHGSEGGIEGIEHYLTNKFISQV, encoded by the coding sequence ATGAACAGTTCATACGATCCGCTTTATCTTTTCATCGGTGGTGAATGGATCAGTGCCGAAGGGCGCGATACAGCCTCTGTCGTTAACCCGGCAACCGGACGTGAAATCGGACGCGTCCCCCTCGCCACCGCAGTCGACCTTGATCACGCCCTTGAAGTGGCTCGACTGAGCTTCGAAGAATGGCGCCAGACCGTACCTGACAAACGCGCAAAAATCCTGAAACGGGCCGCCGATCTGATCCTGGAACGAGCACCTCACATCGCAGCGCAGATGACACTGGAAGAAGGCAAGCCGCTGGGTGAAAGCATGGATGAGGTTACCCGTGCATCTGAGTACTTTGAGTGGTTCGCCGAAAGCGCCCGTCGTATCGATGGCCGTGTTGTACCGGCCAACCGTCCAGGCGTACTGCAACTGGTAAAACGCCAGGCCATCGGACCTGTGGCGGCATTCACACCCTGGAATTTCCCGGCCATTACTCCCGCTCGCAAACTCTCGGCAGCTTTGGCCGCCGGTTGCAGTGTCATTCTCAAGCCAGGCGAAGAAAGCCCCTCCACGGCGCTGGCCCTGGCTCGCGCCCTCGACGATGCAGGATTGCCTAAAGGTGTACTGCAAGTGGTCTTTGGCGTCCCGGATCAAGTGTCCCGTCACCTGATCGCCTCACCGATCATTCGCAAGGTGACATTTACCGGCTCAGTGCCCATCGGCAGACTCCTGTCAGCCCGAGCAGCCGAGGGCGTCAAGCCAATCACCCTTGAACTGGGTGGCCACGGACCCGTGCTGGTCTTTGAAGACGCAGACATTGAAAAGGCCGCTGTTGAGGGTGTCGCGAACCGGTTTCGAGGGACTGGCCAGGTCTGTATCTCCTCCACCCGTTTTCTGATCCAGCGTGGCGCATATGAGAGGTTTGTCGATCATTTTGTCGCTGCAACCAAAGCCCTGAGAATCGGTAATGGCCTGCATCCGCAGACGCAGGTCGGTCCGCTCGCCAACCCAAGGCAGCTGGCAAAGATGGAAGAGCTGATAGCCGATGCCGTGGAGAAAGGTGCACGAGTATTGGTCGGTGGCGAGGCCTTACCAGGTGAAGGCTTTTTCTTCCAACCCACGGTTCTGGCAAATGTCCCCATGAACGCCCGCGTCATGCACGAAGAACCCTTCGGGCCCATCGCCGTGTTGATGCCTTTCGATGACCTGACTGATGGCCTGAAAGAAGCCAACCGCTTGCCCTACGGACTTTCAGCCTACGCGTTCACCTCCAGCGCTCGAACTGCAATTGACGTCGCTGACGGCTTGGAGGCCGGGATGATCGGGATCAACCAATACCGCATCGTCGCCACCGAGCTGCCTTTCGGCGGAATGAAAGAAAGCGGTCACGGCTCGGAAGGCGGCATTGAGGGAATTGAGCACTATCTCACCAACAAATTTATCAGCCAAGTTTAA
- a CDS encoding carboxymuconolactone decarboxylase family protein, which yields MSNINFSSPREAARAFTPKLSQFVDSTLYPQIWSDPALSPRDRSLITVAALIAGGHSEELPAHLRRAVSNGVTHDEIAAAITHLAFYVGFPGAITASAIANATFTESEQS from the coding sequence ATGTCCAATATCAATTTCAGCAGTCCTCGCGAAGCGGCCCGAGCGTTTACACCGAAACTGTCGCAATTCGTCGACTCAACGCTCTACCCGCAGATCTGGAGCGATCCCGCGTTGTCCCCCCGTGACCGCAGTCTGATCACCGTGGCCGCATTGATTGCCGGTGGTCACTCAGAAGAGTTGCCTGCACACCTACGGCGGGCGGTCAGCAATGGGGTGACTCATGACGAAATTGCGGCGGCGATTACCCACCTGGCGTTTTACGTGGGCTTCCCTGGCGCAATCACCGCGTCTGCTATTGCCAATGCAACGTTTACCGAATCGGAGCAAAGCTAA
- a CDS encoding NAD(P)H-quinone oxidoreductase: MKAINIREFGAADVLELADAPNPEVRPTDLLVRVYAAGVNRADLTHRTGGYGHPNFGDSLIIGLEIAGEVIDKGSAVTGFEVGDRVMGVVGGGAYAELARIDYRMAMHIPAQLDYVHAAAIPEVFVTAHEAMMHLARLKSGDSVLIHAAAGGVGSAAVQLAYATGATVYATTEGSKLSRVEHLGADIAIDYKKQDFAEVIADKTDGRGVDVVIDFVGEPYFARNVASLAHGGRMIQIGILGGGGKVTVELEHILYRHLQIIGTVMKSRTQPEKHAMIKRFREHWLDRFDGAGSLEPVVDSTFPLSQAADAHRRMESSENVGKIILTMQPEDLV, from the coding sequence ATGAAAGCCATCAACATCAGAGAATTCGGCGCGGCGGACGTCCTGGAACTCGCAGATGCTCCCAATCCTGAAGTACGCCCTACCGACCTGCTAGTACGTGTCTATGCAGCGGGCGTGAACCGTGCGGATCTGACTCATCGAACCGGTGGATATGGCCATCCGAATTTCGGCGACTCGCTGATTATCGGGTTGGAAATCGCTGGTGAGGTGATTGACAAAGGTAGCGCGGTAACGGGGTTCGAGGTGGGAGATCGAGTGATGGGCGTCGTCGGAGGCGGCGCCTATGCCGAACTGGCACGCATCGACTACCGCATGGCCATGCACATCCCTGCGCAGCTCGACTATGTGCACGCGGCGGCAATTCCCGAGGTCTTCGTCACCGCCCATGAAGCGATGATGCACCTGGCCCGGCTGAAATCCGGCGACTCAGTATTGATTCACGCTGCCGCTGGAGGCGTAGGGTCTGCCGCAGTGCAATTGGCATACGCCACAGGCGCCACGGTGTATGCGACAACCGAAGGCAGCAAGTTATCGCGTGTGGAGCACTTGGGGGCCGATATCGCTATTGACTACAAGAAACAGGATTTCGCCGAAGTCATTGCCGATAAAACCGATGGTCGAGGCGTCGATGTCGTTATCGACTTTGTTGGCGAGCCCTACTTCGCACGCAACGTCGCGTCTCTTGCTCACGGTGGCCGCATGATCCAGATCGGTATCCTTGGCGGTGGCGGCAAAGTGACTGTGGAGCTGGAGCACATCCTCTACCGTCACTTGCAAATCATCGGTACGGTCATGAAGTCCCGCACGCAGCCAGAGAAACACGCCATGATCAAGCGCTTTCGCGAGCATTGGCTTGATCGCTTCGATGGCGCTGGAAGCCTGGAGCCGGTCGTTGATAGCACTTTCCCGCTGTCACAGGCTGCCGATGCCCATCGCCGGATGGAGTCATCCGAGAACGTTGGGAAAATTATCTTGACGATGCAGCCTGAAGACTTGGTTTAA
- a CDS encoding MFS transporter: MESVSQRPLEGEGSAELTSEDRTYRKVILRILPILLFCYMAAYLDRVNIGFAKLDMLNDLQFSNTVYALGASIFFWGYFLFEVPSNLFLHRFGARLWIARIMISWSIVSMAVAFTVPLAKFFHIESETMFYVLRFLLGICEAGFFPGVILYLNYWFPTHRQSRVMAGFLMAMPISLTLGGILSGWLMDAMQGVHGMAGWQWMLIIEGIPSLIMAVVVVTLLVDKIDNAKWLSTAEKNMLKNNLDRDNTAKASSLRDVIFNGRVWLLVLILLTFNTGFYGLAFWMPTIIKSTGISNTLHIGLLTAIPYATAIVAMTLNAWHSNKTGERRLHAAIPAFIGGMGLIGSAFFAHNLPVSIFFLSISASGLLSLMPIFWTLPGTVLSGVAAAAGIGMINAIGNLSGFTGSMITAMAETLTGDMNNGTYVLGGCLLVSCVLILLIPKSMLSRDINA; this comes from the coding sequence ATGGAATCAGTATCTCAGCGTCCTCTCGAAGGAGAGGGCTCGGCGGAGCTTACCTCCGAGGATCGTACCTACCGCAAAGTCATCCTGCGCATCCTGCCGATCCTGCTGTTCTGCTACATGGCGGCGTACCTGGATCGGGTGAATATCGGCTTTGCCAAGCTGGACATGCTCAACGATCTGCAATTCAGCAACACGGTCTACGCCCTGGGCGCGAGCATTTTCTTCTGGGGTTATTTCCTCTTCGAAGTCCCTAGCAATCTGTTCCTCCATCGCTTCGGTGCACGCCTCTGGATCGCCCGCATCATGATTAGCTGGAGCATTGTCTCCATGGCGGTAGCCTTTACCGTGCCGCTGGCCAAGTTCTTTCACATTGAATCGGAAACCATGTTCTACGTGCTGCGCTTCCTGCTGGGAATCTGCGAAGCCGGTTTCTTCCCAGGGGTGATTCTTTACCTCAACTACTGGTTTCCGACGCATCGCCAAAGCCGTGTAATGGCGGGCTTTTTGATGGCCATGCCGATCAGCCTGACATTGGGCGGGATTCTTTCCGGGTGGTTGATGGACGCGATGCAGGGTGTCCATGGCATGGCCGGCTGGCAGTGGATGCTGATCATCGAAGGCATCCCGTCGTTGATCATGGCCGTTGTCGTGGTGACGTTGCTGGTCGATAAAATCGACAATGCCAAGTGGTTGAGCACGGCAGAAAAGAACATGCTCAAAAACAACCTCGACCGAGACAACACGGCGAAGGCTTCCAGCCTTCGGGATGTGATCTTCAACGGTCGCGTGTGGTTACTGGTGTTGATTCTGCTGACGTTCAACACCGGTTTTTACGGACTGGCGTTCTGGATGCCGACGATCATCAAGTCCACCGGTATTTCCAACACCCTGCACATCGGTTTGCTGACCGCGATTCCCTACGCCACCGCCATCGTCGCCATGACCCTCAACGCCTGGCACTCCAATAAAACCGGTGAGCGCCGATTGCACGCGGCCATCCCGGCATTCATTGGCGGGATGGGCCTGATTGGCAGCGCCTTCTTCGCCCATAACCTGCCGGTGTCGATTTTCTTCCTCAGCATCTCCGCATCAGGGTTGCTGAGCCTGATGCCAATTTTCTGGACATTGCCCGGCACGGTTTTATCGGGTGTGGCTGCAGCAGCGGGTATTGGCATGATCAACGCAATCGGCAACCTCTCCGGGTTCACCGGTTCCATGATTACAGCCATGGCCGAGACACTGACCGGCGACATGAACAACGGCACCTATGTCCTGGGTGGTTGCCTGCTCGTCAGCTGTGTGTTGATCCTGCTGATTCCAAAATCGATGCTATCCAGAGACATCAATGCCTGA
- a CDS encoding LacI family DNA-binding transcriptional regulator has product MSYEDSGKPTTPPRMADVAKLAGVSKMTVSRVLAGRDVSERTQKLVHEAIETLGYLPDASAGTLATGRSEFIVALVPSLASSNFADTVRGLNDAVSEHGLCLLLGDTDYHLEQEALLVRTLLRHRPVGVMLTGSAHLDETRKLLRQAQVPVVETWDIPTDPIEQSVGFCNVSAAAALYEYLYQQGYRRIGYIGGASVLDHRGQQRQQGYLQAVAALGAGEPRVMEYGESPITMSHGGESVKRLLEKWPDTDAVMCVSDLSAFGAIMECHRQGRRVPGDIAIAGFGDFEVSRYCTPTITTVSVDPYGIGRRAGELLVASAAAQRLGLPRPKASDVVEFKIMAREST; this is encoded by the coding sequence ATGAGTTACGAGGATTCAGGCAAACCCACCACGCCGCCGCGAATGGCCGACGTCGCCAAACTGGCCGGTGTTTCGAAAATGACGGTTTCCCGGGTCCTGGCCGGTCGCGACGTCTCAGAGCGCACGCAGAAGCTGGTCCACGAGGCGATTGAAACGCTCGGCTATCTGCCTGATGCCTCTGCAGGAACCCTGGCCACCGGACGTTCGGAATTTATCGTTGCGCTGGTGCCGTCTTTGGCGAGTTCGAACTTTGCCGACACCGTCCGCGGCCTGAATGATGCCGTTAGCGAACATGGGCTCTGTCTGCTGTTGGGTGACACGGATTACCACTTGGAGCAGGAGGCATTGCTGGTACGCACATTGCTACGCCACCGGCCGGTAGGGGTGATGTTGACGGGCAGCGCGCATTTGGACGAAACCCGTAAACTTCTACGCCAAGCACAGGTTCCCGTTGTAGAGACTTGGGATATTCCAACCGATCCTATCGAGCAATCAGTTGGATTTTGTAACGTGTCCGCCGCCGCGGCGTTGTACGAATATCTGTATCAGCAAGGCTATCGGCGAATTGGTTACATCGGTGGCGCGTCGGTTCTCGACCATCGAGGACAGCAACGTCAGCAAGGCTACCTTCAGGCTGTCGCGGCGTTGGGGGCAGGTGAGCCCCGGGTGATGGAATATGGCGAGTCGCCTATCACCATGAGCCATGGCGGAGAGTCCGTGAAGAGACTGCTGGAGAAGTGGCCGGACACAGACGCGGTCATGTGCGTCAGTGACCTGTCAGCGTTCGGCGCGATCATGGAATGCCATCGGCAAGGTCGACGGGTGCCCGGGGACATTGCGATCGCCGGTTTTGGCGATTTCGAAGTCTCACGGTACTGCACGCCGACGATCACCACGGTTTCGGTCGACCCCTACGGAATTGGCCGCCGCGCAGGTGAGTTGCTGGTTGCCAGTGCCGCTGCCCAGCGTCTTGGACTGCCTCGTCCGAAGGCGTCCGATGTCGTCGAATTCAAAATCATGGCGCGCGAAAGCACCTGA